In one Balneolales bacterium ANBcel1 genomic region, the following are encoded:
- a CDS encoding glycosyltransferase, whose product MLYSLLFAINVLVLGYFFIVNLVYMILIAASYRNVRKYRDVDQIFKMTGVYSTNLYKPVSIIAPAFNEEQSIIHSVNALLNLKYANLEVVVVNDGSSDDTLQKLIDYYKLKPDRRYRPRFLEHKPIRQVYSSPRYPALVVVDKVNGRKADALNAGLNIANNDLICAVDADSMLEPDVIVKMLRVFMEDENTIAVGGVIRVANGCTYKHRMVDRVLLPKTFLGRIQAVEYLRAFLFGRVGWDYFDSLLVISGAFGVFDRKAVIKAGGYLHDTVGEDMELVVRLHKYHRDNDIPYRIRFISEPVCWTEVPEDRKTLAKQRNRWHRGLADSLFRHRDMMLRPSYGKPGMVAMPFFVFGELLAPVIELSGFILVGISLWMGAINVTFALLFLTFAIVLGMILSISAVLLEEMTTRRYDRPMDVVVLAVYALFENFGYRQLHAWWRLKGLVDYLKGNKEWGTMVRKGIGK is encoded by the coding sequence ATGCTCTATAGTTTGCTTTTCGCCATCAATGTTCTGGTACTTGGATATTTCTTTATCGTCAATCTGGTATACATGATATTAATTGCGGCGTCCTACCGGAATGTCCGTAAATACCGGGATGTAGATCAGATTTTTAAAATGACCGGGGTTTACAGCACGAATTTATATAAGCCTGTAAGCATTATCGCGCCGGCATTTAACGAAGAACAATCCATAATCCACTCCGTCAACGCTCTGCTCAACCTGAAGTATGCAAACCTGGAAGTTGTAGTAGTCAACGACGGTAGCAGCGACGATACCCTGCAAAAACTGATCGACTACTATAAGCTGAAACCGGATCGGCGCTATCGCCCCCGGTTCCTGGAACACAAGCCCATCCGGCAGGTATATTCATCCCCGCGATACCCTGCGCTCGTGGTTGTTGACAAGGTAAACGGGCGCAAGGCCGATGCCCTGAATGCCGGACTGAATATCGCGAATAACGATTTGATTTGTGCTGTCGACGCCGATTCAATGCTCGAGCCGGATGTTATAGTGAAAATGCTGCGTGTGTTCATGGAAGATGAAAACACCATCGCCGTGGGCGGGGTGATTCGCGTAGCCAACGGATGCACCTACAAACACCGTATGGTCGATCGTGTTTTGCTTCCGAAAACGTTCCTGGGTCGCATTCAGGCCGTTGAATACCTGAGAGCCTTTCTGTTTGGCCGGGTCGGCTGGGACTATTTCGACTCACTGCTTGTGATTTCCGGCGCATTCGGGGTTTTTGATCGAAAGGCGGTGATCAAAGCCGGTGGTTATCTGCACGATACCGTGGGAGAGGATATGGAGCTGGTAGTTCGGCTTCACAAGTATCACCGGGATAATGACATCCCCTATCGCATCCGGTTTATCTCCGAACCGGTCTGCTGGACCGAGGTGCCGGAGGACCGCAAAACCCTGGCCAAACAACGTAACCGATGGCACCGGGGGCTGGCTGATTCGCTGTTTCGCCATCGCGACATGATGTTACGGCCATCCTACGGCAAACCCGGAATGGTGGCCATGCCGTTCTTTGTTTTTGGCGAACTGCTGGCACCGGTAATAGAATTGTCGGGTTTTATTCTTGTAGGAATTTCGTTGTGGATGGGCGCCATCAACGTGACCTTTGCCCTGCTGTTTCTGACCTTCGCCATTGTGCTCGGAATGATCCTTTCGATCAGTGCCGTTTTACTCGAGGAGATGACCACCAGACGCTACGATCGACCGATGGATGTGGTCGTTCTGGCCGTTTACGCCCTGTTTGAAAATTTCGGATACCGACAGCTTCACGCATGGTGGAGACTCAAAGGCCTGGTGGACTACCTGAAAGGAAACAAGGAATGGGGGACCATGGTCAGGAAAGGTATCGGCAAGTGA
- the corA gene encoding magnesium/cobalt transporter CorA, producing the protein MYLSFSAWPVTLSVRDNTTFILGIMSRLFRNTARKIGLPPGTPVFTGRKKVDSLHVSWIDYNNDYLDEQESKEIEAIFPMRDTGTVSWITITGLHDAEKIEALARHFGIHPLVCEDILNPHQRPKVEIFDDHVFVTLKVLDYEPENRHIGIDQVSLILGSNFVLCFQEKHESLFKPLFTRIREHRGRIRKVGPDYLLYAIMDMIIDHYFLNLESISDQIEKIEEQLMSAPDSRTLNEIYQIKREVLFLRKSVWPLRESIGKLERSESELINEKTIPYLRDLYDHTIQVIDSVETNRDLLAGMLDLYLSSVSYRMNQVMKMLTIIATIFIPLTFVVGIYGMNFEYMPELGWRYGYFGILGIMLAIALGMLVLFRRRKWI; encoded by the coding sequence ATGTACCTTTCCTTTTCAGCCTGGCCGGTAACCCTGTCCGTCCGGGACAACACTACGTTCATTCTCGGCATCATGTCACGCTTATTCCGAAACACCGCCCGTAAAATTGGCCTTCCACCTGGCACACCGGTTTTCACCGGACGAAAAAAAGTCGACAGCCTTCATGTTTCATGGATTGACTACAATAACGATTACCTGGATGAGCAGGAGTCAAAGGAAATTGAGGCGATTTTCCCCATGCGCGACACCGGAACGGTGTCATGGATTACGATCACCGGCCTGCATGACGCGGAAAAAATTGAAGCGCTTGCCCGGCATTTCGGAATCCATCCGCTGGTGTGCGAAGACATACTGAACCCTCATCAGCGGCCCAAAGTCGAAATATTCGACGACCATGTCTTTGTAACACTGAAGGTACTGGATTATGAACCCGAGAATCGTCACATCGGAATCGATCAGGTGAGCCTGATCTTGGGAAGTAATTTTGTGCTTTGCTTTCAGGAAAAGCATGAATCACTCTTCAAGCCGCTATTTACCAGAATTCGGGAACATAGAGGTCGCATCCGGAAGGTTGGCCCGGATTATCTGCTGTATGCGATCATGGACATGATCATCGACCACTATTTTCTGAACCTGGAGAGCATCAGTGACCAAATTGAAAAAATCGAGGAGCAGTTGATGTCGGCTCCCGATTCCCGGACTCTCAACGAAATCTATCAAATAAAACGGGAGGTCCTGTTTCTTCGCAAGTCGGTTTGGCCGCTGCGTGAATCCATCGGTAAACTGGAGCGGTCGGAATCGGAGCTCATTAATGAGAAAACCATTCCCTACTTGCGTGATTTGTACGACCACACCATCCAGGTGATCGACAGTGTGGAGACGAACCGGGACTTGCTGGCAGGAATGCTTGACCTGTATCTCTCCAGCGTCAGTTACCGAATGAACCAGGTGATGAAAATGCTGACCATCATCGCCACCATCTTCATTCCGCTTACGTTTGTTGTGGGTATTTACGGGATGAATTTCGAGTACATGCCCGAACTCGGGTGGCGATACGGCTATTTCGGGATACTTGGTATCATGCTGGCCATCGCCCTGGGGATGCTGGTGCTGTTCCGAAGAAGAAAATGGATATAG
- the tatA gene encoding twin-arginine translocase TatA/TatE family subunit, producing MGFLGGFEWLIIALIIIFLFGARKIPDMARGIGRGIFEFRKAVNDGKKDEDKENDEPDRQ from the coding sequence ATGGGCTTTCTCGGTGGATTTGAATGGTTGATCATCGCCTTGATCATTATCTTTTTATTCGGCGCGCGGAAAATCCCCGACATGGCCAGGGGCATCGGCAGGGGAATCTTTGAGTTTCGCAAAGCGGTTAATGACGGAAAGAAAGATGAGGACAAGGAGAACGATGAACCGGACAGGCAATAG
- a CDS encoding YaiO family outer membrane beta-barrel protein has protein sequence MKNNIYVDEYHRNIAAMPGDILFHYLQSHMTSGYIMIKRHLFTFTNFNRVIYFGIAMLFAAAPGSSSASDTPFEAGIQHNLHVFSRVYDTQHQTSFHFGTNNSLGAYVLRLHRGNRFDQTAYQWEFESYPIISERLYAYAAYAYSDSEIFPRHRAGAELFSALPWRMEGSVGLRFLDFESADETIMITTSLSHYFDRYMATFRPYFIFSDGGSGQTWQGSIRRFINDEGDYLMIRAAIGRSSDETIFQIGQAEQRDVLLLKSAQIGAEGRYPIIRNLSGVAAITLYRQELSFDPGNYVNNWSFRAGITGHF, from the coding sequence GTGAAAAATAATATTTATGTTGACGAATACCACCGCAACATTGCCGCCATGCCCGGAGACATTTTATTCCACTACTTGCAAAGCCATATGACTTCCGGTTACATCATGATCAAACGCCATCTGTTTACCTTCACCAATTTCAACCGCGTTATTTATTTCGGTATTGCCATGCTGTTTGCAGCCGCTCCCGGCTCTTCAAGCGCATCCGATACACCTTTCGAAGCCGGCATACAGCACAATTTGCATGTTTTTTCACGGGTGTATGACACCCAGCATCAAACATCATTCCATTTTGGAACAAATAATTCCCTGGGAGCCTATGTGCTGCGGCTTCACCGTGGCAATCGTTTCGACCAGACTGCCTATCAGTGGGAGTTTGAAAGCTATCCGATTATCTCCGAGCGGCTCTATGCATATGCAGCTTACGCATACTCCGACTCCGAAATTTTTCCCCGGCACCGGGCCGGAGCCGAACTCTTTTCGGCCCTGCCCTGGCGCATGGAGGGGTCCGTCGGTCTACGCTTCCTTGATTTTGAGAGTGCAGATGAAACCATCATGATTACCACCTCCCTCAGCCATTATTTCGACAGGTATATGGCCACCTTCCGCCCCTATTTCATTTTTTCCGACGGCGGATCCGGACAGACCTGGCAGGGAAGTATTCGCCGGTTTATAAATGACGAGGGGGATTATCTCATGATCCGGGCCGCTATTGGCCGCTCCTCCGATGAAACCATCTTCCAGATAGGTCAGGCCGAACAGAGGGACGTTCTGCTCTTGAAATCCGCGCAAATTGGCGCCGAAGGCAGATACCCAATCATCAGAAACCTGTCAGGTGTTGCCGCAATCACACTCTACCGCCAGGAACTGTCGTTCGATCCGGGAAACTACGTAAATAACTGGTCGTTTCGAGCCGGTATCACCGGTCACTTCTGA
- a CDS encoding GAF domain-containing sensor histidine kinase, whose amino-acid sequence MTHSTWLGEQTPPIPADETQRLEALRRYVGPDGAVERNEALEKLARLASEFFEIPIVLVNLIDEETQYQQACHAFEARTTARSESFCQFTIMSDDVFEVRDARKDPLFRNNPNVTGGMQLRFYAGAPLKTPDGHNIGSLCLIDRKPNALTPSDKQALRTLADEVVSRMELTRLNRVLEEESRAKDELMRIVSHDMRNPLMGIVGFAEYLHQETEDEEKREIYSIMEDAAKHMLGIVNVMLNSDYLRNESFALHRKVMDVAELTRDVIKLYQPFAMIKEQELAVDLPDNLRFKIDPERWKHITGNLISNAVKFTPRHGRVFVSVGVVEGTPRSLVLRVEDTGIGLSEEQLKSLYSGNKSIRRRGTEGEETSGLGMLFIKKSVELHRGTISVTSAPDKGTVFTIEIPE is encoded by the coding sequence ATGACACATTCTACTTGGCTTGGAGAACAGACGCCTCCGATTCCGGCTGATGAAACGCAGCGGCTGGAGGCTCTCAGGCGATATGTCGGGCCGGACGGGGCGGTGGAACGAAACGAAGCTTTGGAAAAGCTGGCCCGGCTGGCGTCCGAGTTTTTTGAGATTCCGATTGTACTTGTGAATCTCATCGACGAAGAGACTCAGTATCAGCAAGCTTGTCACGCGTTTGAGGCGCGTACAACTGCACGATCCGAAAGCTTCTGCCAATTCACCATTATGAGCGATGATGTTTTTGAAGTCAGAGATGCCAGAAAGGATCCTCTTTTTCGAAATAATCCCAATGTCACGGGGGGTATGCAGCTTCGGTTCTACGCCGGTGCCCCCTTGAAAACACCCGACGGACACAACATCGGTTCGCTTTGTTTGATTGATCGCAAGCCGAACGCTTTGACTCCTTCAGACAAACAGGCCTTGCGCACACTGGCGGATGAAGTTGTATCACGAATGGAGTTGACACGTCTCAACCGGGTTCTCGAGGAGGAAAGTCGTGCCAAGGATGAGCTTATGCGCATCGTTAGTCATGATATGCGTAATCCCCTGATGGGCATAGTGGGATTTGCCGAGTACTTGCACCAGGAAACCGAAGATGAAGAAAAGAGGGAGATCTACTCCATTATGGAGGATGCCGCAAAGCATATGCTTGGGATTGTAAATGTGATGCTAAATTCGGACTATCTCCGCAATGAATCGTTTGCGTTACATCGGAAGGTGATGGATGTTGCAGAGCTAACCAGGGATGTCATCAAATTGTATCAGCCCTTCGCCATGATCAAGGAGCAGGAGCTGGCGGTTGATCTTCCGGACAACCTCAGGTTCAAGATCGACCCGGAACGGTGGAAGCATATCACAGGAAATCTGATCAGCAATGCCGTCAAGTTTACCCCGCGACACGGGCGCGTTTTTGTCTCGGTTGGCGTGGTGGAAGGGACTCCACGATCGCTTGTTCTTCGGGTGGAAGATACCGGAATCGGACTTTCAGAGGAACAACTGAAAAGTTTGTACTCCGGTAACAAAAGCATACGCCGAAGAGGAACCGAGGGGGAGGAGACCAGCGGCCTTGGCATGCTCTTCATTAAGAAAAGCGTAGAGCTGCATCGGGGTACAATCAGTGTGACATCAGCACCGGATAAAGGAACCGTTTTTACTATTGAAATACCGGAGTAA
- a CDS encoding response regulator transcription factor: MNPKVLIIDDDPAVAKFIKFRLTKKGFEVDHVDNGIDGLHAIGELQPDLVILDLMMPGIDGREVAEQVREFNLIDPNRIIILSGKEMSSEIKALFELGVHDCIQKPFNIDNLLVRIERALYLLSQKKE; encoded by the coding sequence ATGAATCCAAAAGTATTGATTATCGATGATGACCCCGCTGTGGCAAAGTTCATTAAGTTTCGCCTGACCAAAAAGGGTTTTGAGGTGGATCATGTGGATAACGGGATCGACGGATTGCATGCCATCGGAGAGTTGCAACCCGATCTGGTCATACTGGATCTGATGATGCCCGGGATCGACGGACGTGAAGTGGCCGAACAGGTCCGTGAATTCAATCTGATTGACCCCAACCGGATCATCATACTTTCCGGAAAGGAAATGAGCAGTGAAATCAAGGCACTGTTTGAGCTCGGAGTTCATGACTGTATCCAGAAGCCGTTTAATATCGACAATCTTCTTGTCCGGATTGAAAGAGCCCTGTACCTGTTGTCTCAGAAAAAGGAATGA
- a CDS encoding T9SS type A sorting domain-containing protein, translating to MEQLLRPLSVTLTLFLLPVVLSGSTITLEEHGHEYHITGTVIDPGGDPVPGLIVDLVDAQDVLIDRDTTSAEGGYSVSRTVTSADPGRSDETPGQFELEPIYPNPTGGQSILPVRVAAEGVYRIELFSVDGRLVTSLEERMNPGRHTVHIGMPTSAGSYLVRVRGNGFSATRQVTSLSGSGARLAVVHGSAPPSVRDEAPVRTGIKQPFSLFDTGSVTLKVHGDGRFEEYSVHIDTPGTHEYDIVLQPAGADPAVACANLQPAESGSVPARYIELEGLGEEFGQEPMAWFYDATTDEPDEDARHPAFIERIGDGGEARVAVPLHPVNLMEGGAAHLVIVSEDESVVCEGIPFEIEPMAPAPGTLTAIADDLEDMLLARAAAIGYTKAELLSTDPATLTPDVLPIAAGFHMLEGEGFSNNIRAIINGDAPIAADTDEEAMELMEAALTASGYAADFAALIEELSELPELEQLAEAETGKRLPDSDFQQSFGLEHVSLSSAQALSNYMSAQARCANANTGAAQASRVGGGLVLTGVAFLVPPSAPAAGVAALNLFLMDLILGICEDQYPSKLRDIQLTVDPASFYEDSEDTGEWEASLQAEANGFTLTWPDAIGAIPGLGKVGEKVGSIARQTDAIQGLVGETTELVQGFATAGLGLSAESGPINYPATIYGPLTIDPASDEDYFTWEIVSQAETPPFGFIDDDRGYEPLAAGEAELWVQTAPGAFQDNHSSAREDLEVRAIDVEIEILGMEGMATNIIRMGPESMFQYEITLAASVENAHDESVNWYYEVLEGPDPVEFEPFGPDNEMLFLAFAEESEGSYMIFAESGTRDGPRAGNDPVRRDHAAIILSEEEEDEPESFLYLSPRPGCIVPDQDDIQFTANLGDDEQIPFSELDYALSGPGSLSQDGLYTPSGVGRVSIAVAYNHPDFDEPLTDEVSFFVRESCGELTVSSPYFTYETGDVGADYLASSLMNVSNIFGDWPGQGPGGYIVLYASTTIGDSGEWVRELPWVRAPDFGSENWSIPDFYDSSGDQWVPTSRDVDDYSRYTLTIERTEEVLDGEVIGVVSGSFAMPMYNYSEAERLDLHPDEYTRATFTGTFENIPVSGPWYLPTPP from the coding sequence ATGGAACAATTGCTACGTCCCCTGTCTGTTACATTGACCCTGTTTCTGTTGCCGGTTGTCCTGTCCGGGTCGACGATCACACTTGAAGAGCACGGCCACGAGTACCATATTACCGGAACGGTCATCGATCCCGGCGGTGACCCTGTTCCGGGCTTGATTGTGGATCTTGTCGACGCACAGGATGTGCTGATCGATCGGGATACGACCTCCGCAGAGGGGGGCTACAGCGTTTCCCGGACGGTGACTTCTGCCGACCCCGGCCGATCCGATGAAACACCCGGCCAGTTTGAACTGGAACCGATATATCCCAACCCTACGGGGGGGCAGTCCATCCTCCCTGTGCGTGTAGCTGCTGAAGGGGTATACCGTATTGAGCTTTTCAGTGTGGACGGGCGCCTGGTCACCTCCCTCGAAGAACGAATGAACCCCGGCCGGCATACCGTGCACATCGGCATGCCGACCAGTGCCGGCAGCTATCTGGTGCGGGTTCGGGGAAATGGCTTTAGCGCGACACGCCAGGTTACCTCGCTTTCGGGAAGCGGTGCGCGGCTGGCCGTTGTCCACGGATCCGCACCTCCCTCCGTCCGGGATGAGGCACCGGTCCGGACCGGCATCAAGCAGCCATTCTCACTGTTTGATACCGGATCAGTGACGCTGAAAGTGCATGGTGACGGGCGATTCGAAGAGTATTCGGTTCACATTGATACACCCGGTACCCATGAGTACGACATCGTACTGCAACCGGCCGGAGCGGATCCTGCGGTCGCGTGCGCCAATCTGCAGCCGGCGGAAAGTGGTTCGGTCCCGGCCCGATATATCGAACTTGAAGGCCTGGGCGAAGAGTTCGGCCAGGAACCAATGGCCTGGTTTTACGACGCGACGACCGATGAGCCGGACGAGGATGCCCGCCATCCCGCATTCATCGAACGCATCGGTGATGGCGGCGAGGCTCGGGTTGCCGTTCCGCTGCATCCTGTGAACCTCATGGAGGGCGGTGCGGCGCATCTGGTTATCGTCAGCGAGGATGAGTCCGTTGTCTGCGAAGGGATTCCCTTCGAAATCGAGCCCATGGCGCCGGCGCCCGGAACCCTGACCGCCATCGCCGATGACCTGGAGGATATGCTGCTTGCACGCGCCGCAGCCATCGGGTATACCAAAGCCGAACTGCTGAGTACCGATCCGGCCACCCTCACTCCCGATGTGCTACCCATCGCCGCCGGCTTTCACATGCTGGAAGGCGAAGGCTTTTCCAATAATATCCGCGCCATTATCAACGGGGACGCGCCGATTGCCGCCGATACGGATGAAGAGGCCATGGAGTTGATGGAAGCGGCTTTGACGGCATCCGGCTACGCCGCCGACTTCGCCGCCTTGATTGAAGAACTCTCGGAGCTGCCCGAACTGGAGCAACTGGCCGAAGCCGAAACCGGCAAACGATTACCGGATAGTGATTTTCAGCAATCGTTCGGACTTGAACACGTCTCTTTGTCATCCGCCCAGGCATTGAGTAACTACATGAGCGCCCAGGCCCGGTGTGCCAATGCAAATACCGGAGCTGCTCAGGCGTCACGGGTTGGCGGCGGACTGGTACTTACCGGCGTGGCATTTCTGGTTCCACCCAGTGCCCCGGCCGCAGGAGTGGCTGCGCTCAATCTGTTTCTGATGGATTTGATCCTGGGTATTTGCGAAGACCAGTACCCGTCCAAATTGCGGGATATCCAGCTGACGGTGGATCCGGCATCGTTTTATGAAGACTCCGAAGATACCGGTGAATGGGAGGCCTCGCTGCAGGCAGAGGCAAACGGCTTTACACTGACCTGGCCGGATGCTATCGGTGCCATACCCGGTCTGGGCAAAGTCGGTGAAAAAGTGGGAAGCATCGCCCGTCAAACCGACGCGATCCAGGGGCTGGTCGGGGAGACGACCGAACTTGTTCAGGGCTTCGCGACTGCGGGATTGGGTCTGAGTGCCGAAAGCGGTCCGATTAATTACCCGGCCACGATTTACGGCCCGTTAACGATCGACCCGGCCTCCGATGAAGACTATTTCACCTGGGAAATAGTTTCACAGGCGGAAACGCCACCGTTCGGTTTTATCGATGACGACAGAGGCTATGAGCCTCTGGCTGCCGGCGAGGCGGAGTTGTGGGTGCAAACCGCTCCGGGCGCATTCCAGGACAACCACTCCAGCGCCCGGGAAGATCTGGAGGTGCGCGCAATCGATGTGGAGATAGAAATTCTCGGAATGGAGGGCATGGCGACCAACATCATCCGAATGGGACCCGAATCCATGTTCCAGTACGAAATCACACTGGCAGCCTCGGTGGAAAATGCTCATGACGAATCCGTCAACTGGTACTATGAAGTGCTGGAAGGTCCGGATCCGGTGGAATTTGAGCCATTCGGACCCGATAATGAGATGCTCTTCCTCGCGTTCGCGGAGGAGTCGGAAGGCTCCTACATGATTTTCGCGGAAAGCGGCACACGCGACGGGCCACGCGCCGGAAACGATCCGGTGCGACGAGACCACGCGGCGATCATTCTAAGTGAGGAGGAAGAGGATGAACCGGAGTCATTTTTATATCTTTCGCCCCGGCCGGGTTGCATCGTACCGGATCAGGACGATATCCAGTTCACGGCCAATCTTGGCGATGATGAGCAAATCCCGTTTTCCGAGCTGGATTACGCGCTCAGCGGACCCGGTTCGCTCTCCCAGGATGGACTCTACACACCGTCCGGCGTGGGACGTGTGAGCATCGCCGTCGCCTATAATCATCCCGATTTCGATGAACCGCTCACCGACGAGGTCTCGTTTTTTGTCAGGGAGTCCTGCGGAGAGCTGACCGTTTCGTCGCCCTATTTCACCTATGAGACCGGCGATGTCGGAGCCGATTATCTGGCAAGCAGCCTCATGAACGTGAGCAATATCTTCGGCGATTGGCCCGGTCAGGGTCCGGGAGGATATATCGTGCTTTATGCTTCCACCACCATCGGCGATTCGGGCGAGTGGGTCCGGGAACTGCCATGGGTAAGGGCCCCGGATTTCGGATCCGAAAACTGGTCGATTCCCGATTTCTACGACTCGTCGGGGGATCAATGGGTTCCGACCAGCAGAGATGTTGATGACTATTCCCGATATACCCTGACCATCGAGCGGACCGAAGAGGTTCTGGATGGTGAAGTAATCGGCGTTGTCAGCGGCAGCTTCGCAATGCCGATGTACAACTATTCGGAAGCCGAACGGCTGGATTTGCATCCCGATGAATACACCAGAGCGACATTCACCGGGACGTTTGAGAACATCCCGGTATCCGGGCCATGGTACCTGCCGACCCCTCCGTGA
- a CDS encoding HEAT repeat domain-containing protein produces the protein MNPSAANATFIDAWAPAVVAAVIVLLAAVFLILILYTTLSRFVMNRKRRRDKQVEEKLQPLIYSCLDGEMSRKEFSSMIRRKHEILAAYKVITLMIENLSGAERQRLQALLELPAFRVYFYRRLRSRRPMDVAQACRYFSRKAVIDKGAVSRLIALQGHPYNVIAYAATLALVNSGDRIVRDKALVRFLHRPRNASMAVHDIIFTYYEKNRDKDEVSEKLVFFVMDSRIPDQTRAAVISMFPTFGFYQWENNLHELLLLVLPGDSNGKLTATLVRVLYELSDGNIEAEIKKLRLRESPFPEVRLEVARIYADATDPESVDILLGMAHDEDLEVRIAAQRALAKREGNNLPDHLFSREILPEWRAMKQSEEVCSDAL, from the coding sequence ATGAATCCGTCAGCCGCCAATGCCACTTTTATTGATGCCTGGGCACCGGCTGTTGTAGCCGCAGTTATTGTTTTGCTCGCCGCTGTTTTTCTGATATTGATTCTGTACACCACACTGAGTCGTTTCGTAATGAACCGCAAAAGAAGGCGCGACAAGCAAGTGGAAGAGAAACTTCAGCCGTTGATCTATTCCTGTCTGGATGGGGAAATGAGCCGAAAGGAGTTTTCAAGCATGATTCGAAGAAAACACGAGATCCTGGCCGCTTATAAAGTTATTACGCTCATGATCGAGAACCTGTCGGGAGCAGAGCGGCAAAGGCTGCAGGCTCTATTAGAGCTTCCGGCGTTCCGGGTGTATTTTTACCGCAGGTTGCGGTCACGGCGTCCAATGGATGTTGCCCAGGCCTGCAGATATTTTTCCCGGAAAGCAGTGATTGATAAAGGGGCTGTAAGCCGCCTGATCGCACTCCAGGGCCATCCCTATAACGTTATTGCCTATGCGGCTACACTGGCTCTGGTTAATTCCGGCGACCGTATTGTGAGGGATAAGGCCCTCGTCCGGTTCTTGCACAGACCCCGAAACGCCTCCATGGCCGTTCATGACATTATCTTCACCTATTATGAAAAGAACCGGGATAAGGATGAGGTTTCGGAGAAACTGGTGTTCTTTGTAATGGATTCCCGAATACCGGACCAGACACGGGCGGCTGTTATTTCCATGTTTCCGACTTTTGGTTTTTACCAATGGGAAAATAATCTGCATGAACTTTTGCTGCTGGTGTTACCCGGCGATTCCAACGGCAAGCTCACTGCAACACTGGTACGGGTTCTGTATGAGCTTTCGGATGGCAATATTGAAGCGGAGATCAAAAAGCTCCGCCTTCGGGAATCCCCCTTTCCGGAGGTGCGGCTCGAAGTAGCCAGGATCTATGCCGATGCCACAGACCCGGAAAGCGTCGACATTTTGCTCGGAATGGCGCATGACGAAGACCTTGAAGTGCGAATCGCAGCTCAGAGAGCCCTGGCGAAACGCGAAGGGAACAATCTGCCGGATCATCTGTTTTCCAGGGAAATTCTCCCGGAATGGAGAGCGATGAAACAAAGCGAGGAGGTGTGTTCCGATGCTCTATAG